In Eubacteriales bacterium mix99, the DNA window ATCCATTGTGGACGGGCCCGGGATCCGGTATGTGGTATTCGCCCAGGGCTGCGGGCATCACTGCCCGGGATGCCATAATCCCCAGACCCACTCCTTTGACGGGGGAAACCTGATGAAGATCGGCGATATCCTTCAGGAAATAGAAAAAAAACCGCTGCTGGACGGCATAACCTTCAGCGGCGGAGAACCCTTTGAGCAGGCGTCCGCCTTCGCGGGGCTTGCCCGGAGGGTGAAAGCGTTGCATCAGGATCGAAACGTCTTCGTCTATACCGGTTATACCTATGAGGAAATCCTCCGATATGCCGATATCCGCCCCGAATGGGGTGAGCTGCTGGATGTGGCGGATATTCTGATCGACGGACCCTTTATGCAGGAAAAAAAGAGCTACCAGTTGCTGTTCCGGGGCTCTTCCAATCAGCGGATCATCGATATGAGGCAAACCGGGCGTTCCGGAAGGGTGGTTCTGGCAGAGGTTTAGGTCTCTCCGCCAGAGTAAACATTAATTGTATGGCTGACTAATACACCAAAAACTCAATACCGGTGGCTTATCGGACCTTTTCAGCCCGGTAAACTACCTGCTCTTTTGCAGTCACCCCTTAATTGATCCAATCATAATTCCCTTTACAAAGTACTTCTGAAGGAACGGATAGGCACAAATAATAGGCACGGTCACAACAACCATAGTAGACATACGGATCGTTTCAGCCGTAAATGTCTGTGCGGCATACGTAGCGCTTCTTTCAACACTGGCAGTTGAGGCGCCTGCCTGGACAGCCGTCAGATTAGCCTGATTAATTAGCTCCATAAGCATAAATGCTACCGTCTTTAATTTTTTGTCCGTTACATAATAAGCCGCGTCGAACCAATTATTCCAATGTCCTACTCCAATGAATAAAGCTATCGTCGCAAAAACCGGCAACGATATCGGAAATATTATTCTAAAAAAGATCACCAAATCGTTTGCTCCATCAATTTTAGCGGATTCCTCAAGAGATGCCGGAATGTCTCGAAAGAAGCTCATCATGATCATCGTATTAAAAGAGCTTAATAAATTCGGTATAATATATACCCAAAAAGAGTTAAACAATCCAAGATTCTTGATCAATATAAAAAAAGGTATCAGCCCTCCCGAAAAATACATAGAGAAAATCATTAAGGCAATATAAACCCGCTTATACATTAAGTCTTTATGTGCCAAGCTATAAGCAAACAATCCGGTAAAAAACAAACCGGTAACCGTACCGATCAGAGTTCTCGCGATTGTGACGGCAAACCCTCCTAAAAGATCTTCATTGGAAAACACAGCTTTATAATTCTCCAATGTGAATTTACGCGGCCAGAAAAAAATCCCTCCTCTGGACGCATCGATTCCCTCATTGAATGAGATAATGACAGAATAATAAAAAGGGTATAGCGTAGCAATAAATACGATAATCAATACAAAGTATAGTAACCGTCAAGCCAAGGGTGACACCTTCCATGGCATAAGGGTTTTAGGATCGACGCCGTTCGGGGCTTGAGTGAAAATCTTCGTGAGATATTCAAACGGCACAAGCCCGTTTTCTCTGGCGGAAACGATCAGGCTGTAATAAACCGCGCTGGCTCTCGCGCCGTTAGGGGTGTTGGAAAACAGCCAGTTTTTGCGTCCCATCACAAAGGGACGGATCGAATTTTCAGCACGGTTGTTGCTGATTTCAAGCCTGCCGTCCAATAAATAAGCTCTGAGATATTTGCGCTGGCTCTGCGCATAATAGACCGCCTTGCCCAGCAGGGACTTTGGCAGCGCGCGAAGCGAATCGGCCCATGTGAAAAAAGCCTCCATCATCGGTTTGGAGAGTTGTTCACGCTTTTCCCGGCGTTCTTCCGGGGACAGCAAAGCAAACTGTTTCTCAAAATGAAACAGCCTGTCACAGTAGGCGATCCCTTTTTGGGCATCGGACGAGTCACGTTTTTCTTTCGGCAGCGTTTGCAGCGCCTCGTCGAACTTTCGGCGCAGATGTGCCCAACAGCCCACAACGGTAATCCGGTCAGGGAGTTTGTGATAGCCGTCATAACCGTCCGTATGGAGAAAACCCGAAAAATCTTTCAAAAAGGTTTCCGGGTGGGTATACTTTCGGTCCCTTTGGTAGTCATACAGCACAATTTGGTGTTCCGCCTCGCCGCTTGTCCGGTAAAGCCACATATAGCTCTTGCTCCGGGCGGGCTTGCCGTCCTCATGCAGCACTTGGAGGGTGGTTTCGTCTGCGTGAAGGACCTGATGCTCGCATAGCTGCCGTTTCATCTCTTTGTATATCGGCTCCAGCCAACCTTCACTGGCTTTTACGAGCCAATTCGACATCGTCTGACGGGAAAGCAGAATGCCGTTTTGTGCCCATTCCCGCTCCTGCCGGTAAAGCGGGCTGCCCATCACAAATTTCTGCACAGCGATGTGGGCGACCGATTCGGGCGATGCGAAACCGCCTTTGATGACGGGTTCCGGCATGCTCGCCTTGACGATCGGCACACGGTCGGAAGATTCCTCGCAGTGCCGGCAGGCGTAAATATGCCGTACATGGCGGACAAGCACGGCTTTTGCCGGGATGATTTTCAGTTCCTCGCGCACCTCTTCGCCCATCTTGTGCAGAGGACAGCCGCAGTCAGGACAGACACGTTTTTCTTCCGGCAGCTCATGCAGGATGACCTCGACGGGCAAATCTTCCGGCAGCTTGTCGGTGGTCAGACGGGTCTTCCGGCGATAATGCGCTTTGACTTTAGTGATCTCCGGCTCCGGTGCGGTCAAATCGGCGGTTTCCTCCGCTTCGTTGAATAAGCACAACTGTCCGTTGTCCGTCTGCTCACTGGACGTGCCAAATCGTTTGTGACTGGCAAGTCGAAATTGTTCCGTCAGCCACTCTACCTGCTGTTTCAGCTCGGCAATCTGCTCCGCCTGCTTGAGAAAATTCTCATAAACATGCAGCGGAATTTCAACTGTTTTCTCTCGCTTTTCCATACTCTAATTATACCGTAAAAACCGCATGGAATCAAGAAATATCGGCTTTTTTGCACCCGATATTTTACGAAATTTTACGTTCGGAAACCTCGCTTCGGCTGAGCTTCTTTGCAAGCCTTGCACTGTCAATCAGACAGGATAATTCTTCGCTGTTCAGCGCCATTGTCGCTTCTCCATCCGACGACGGCCAACGGAAATGTCCGCGTTCCAGCCGCTTGAAATACAGCCAGAAGCCGTCGCCGTCCCATTCAAGTATTTTTATGCGGTCACGGTTTCGGTTGCAGAAAACGAACAGCGCATCGGCGAAAGGGTCCAGAGAAAAGCTCTGCTGCACAAGCGTCATCAGCCCATTGATGGATTTCCTCATGTCCGTGCATCCGCAGCACAGATACACGGGCTTTTCGCCGAAGCGCATCACAGCGACCTCAGTACGCAGCAGACCTTCGCCAGCAGTTCCGAATCCGTCGAAGCAGTTACCTTGATATGACAGCCGCCGATTTCGATGGTCAGCATACTTTCGGCACCGGCGGCAAGTTTAGGCTCCTCAAGCTGCGTCCATCCGTTCGGCACAAGCCCACCCTCGCCGCCTTGTTTCTCCAACAGCCCCCTACAGGCAGCTTCCCGTACTTTCTTCTGTCTGTAGTAATAGGTGGCTTTGCTGATTCCCTTTTCTTCGCAGAATGCGTTTACGGTCTGCCCGCTGGCTATCCGTTCTTTTACCTCTTCACCCCAGCCCGACAGCCGGAACCTCGTCACAATTTTTTGTGTATCCACTCAATTCACTCCAATTTGCTTCAAAACACTTCTTAGAGCGTTTTGAACTCTTTTGAAGTAAATTGTACCCTTTCTGACGCCTTTCCTGCAATGTGACGGCCGGGTTGACGGTTACGCACATTTCGATAATATAATACTATAACGCCAACTACTATATTTGTAATTGGCGTTATAAATATTATGACTTTAGTCTGCCTTTTAGCTCGTTGATTTTTGTTTCTATTGTAGAGATTATTTTTTTAAATTCCTCATCGCTCTTTCCAGTTGGATCATCAAGTCCCCAATCTTCTCTGTGTTTACATGGAAGGTAAGGGCACTCCACATTGCATCCCATTGTAATAACGATATCTACTGAAGGGATTTCTTCAAGCAACTTTGAATGTTGAGTTTTCTCCATATCTATACCATAAAGTTCTTTCATTAGGCGAACAGCATCTTGATTAATTTGTGGTTTTGTTTCTGTGCCAGCAGAGTAGCTTTCAAATATATCTCCCGCAAAATGTTTACCAAGTGCCTCAGCTATTTGGCTTCGACATGAATTATGAACACATATAAATGCGACCTTTGGTTTATTTTCTCTCATAATCGTATCTCCATTATTTTATCAATTCTAATAATTTACTTCCTGTTATATCCTCTGCACTCCAACTGATAACAGCAAAGTTACCCTCCGTATGAGTATCGACCTTGTTTATCCACTCAATTTCATGACTGGCCTTTGCTTTTAGTAAGCGGTTAGTGGTTTCGGTAGCGTACATTGATGAATTAATTACCCACCACTTTGTGGAAATCTCTGCACGTTTTAAATCCTCTTCCAAACGCATAGCTTCATATACAGGAGTGGTTTCTGCAAGCGTCACGATAATAACTTCGGTTTCTTTTTCGTTGCGCAAGCGAGGCAGCAACTTTTTAACATTCTCAGGAATATCTCCCTGCGTCCGTTTCACCTCACGATGATAGCTCTGCGTGGAATCAAGCAATAAAAGCGTGTGCCCTGTGGGTGCGGTATCTATGACAACAACCTCATTATCGGCCCTTTCTACCACCTCAGCGAAGGCGCGGAATACGGCAATTTCCTGTGTACAGGGTGAACGTAGATCCTCTTCAACATAAGCAACATCATCTTCTGACATTGTCTCACGCGCTTTGGAAAGCACCTCGTCCTGATAGCGCTTCAATTCCGCTTCTTCGTCGATATGGCTCATGGTGATGTTTTCTGTTTCTTTGGCAACATACTTCAGATGCGCTGCTGGATCGGTAGTTGTAAGGTGTACTTTTTTGCCTTTAGAAGCCAAAGCAAATGCAATTGCTGCAGCAATAGAGGTTTTACCGACTCCGCCTTTTCCCATTGTAAAAATGACCTTTTTGTCATTCTGATACAAATCATCAATCACATTTTTCAAAGAAGGTACTGTAGTTGCATTTATAGTTTCTTCGCTGATTTCAAAACTATCCTTAGACAGAAGTGCGCGAACATTATCCATTCCTGTGATGTTATATGCCCGTAGCGGAACAGAGTACAAGTCAAGCTTTTTAATATTATTGGGTATCTCGGCCAATGCTGCTTGCTGTTTATTATAAAGGCTTTCAGATACGCTATCATCAAAGGAAGGCATAACACCGTTTATGACAAGTATTTGATTGTTCACACCCAAATCTGCAAGCTCACCGGAAGCACGTTCTGCTTCTTTTAGTGGTGTTTTATCGGGTCGAGATACCAATACAAGCGTAGTAGCATTACCGTCTGCAAGCGTATTGACTGCCTGTTTGTATATATCTTTTCGTTCCTCTAACCCTGAAAGTTGACCTAAGCAAGATGCACCATGTGTGCTTTCGCTAATAAAATTAGTCCAAGCAGACGGAAGTTGCAACATTCTAAGCGTATGTCCTGTAGGTGCTGTATCAAATATGATATGGTCATATTCTCTCTCGGCTGTTTTGTCAGTTATAAAATTAGAAAACTCGTTAAATGCAGCAATCTCAACTGTACAGGAACCAGAAAGTTGTTCCTCCATATTGTCAAGGACAGCATCAGGTAGCTTACCTCGATAAGGGGCAATTACGCTTTCTCTATACTCAGCTGCGGCTTGAATTGGATCAAGGTTCGCAACAATAAGACCGGGGACTTCATTAATCGGAACTCCCTTACTTGTTAGATCAGTAGAAAATACATCCTGAAGATTGGAAGCCGGATCGGTACTAATGAGTAGTACCTTTTTACCGTTATCAGCAAGGGTAACCGCAGTAGCACAGGCAATTGATGTTTTTCCAACGCCACCTTTGCCGGTAAAAAACATATATTTGGTTAGGGGAATATTCTTTACATCAAAGTCTTTCATTAACAACAACCTCCACCGTTACAGCAGCCACCGCCACTTGGTTTTTTTTCTTCACCAAGATAAGACTTCGGAACACCAAGCAATTCTGCAATCTCAGCATTACTCGGGTATTTCTTTGTCATAACGATTTTTCCGTCCACTACCGTTGCAGGCAGTGACTCAACACCATCACCCATAATAAGTTTATTGATTTCAACGTTCTTTATAAATTCCTGTGGAGCATTGCTCAAGTTATAGCGGTTGACCACTACACCGTATTTCTTCAAGTTACTGAATGCAGTTGAAATGCGAAGCAGTTCAGGGTCAACGCCGACTCCGCAAACTCCGGTTTCACAGCACATAGCTGGCTCATAAATAGATATTTTTTTCATAGTAAATTCTCCATTCTTATTATTATTATTTTTACTTGCATAGAACTCTTTAAGATTTTCTGGCATGATATAATCTGTTTTGGTAATGTCAATATTGTCGGAAAACAGGGTTTTCAAAATGGCATATGCGAGCAATTCTTTCGGAGGAATTTCGTAGACTTCATCTTCATATCGAAAAACGCGGCATTCCACGTCGCATCCGGCTATATCACTGCAACACCCGCAATCATTTTCTTCTACGGTAAGGCAGATATCCTTACCGTTTACACGAATAGTCGGGGATGATAGAAACTGATATTCAGCCGCTATCTCCGCTGTAGACATTTCTATTTTACGTCGAACGACTATATATCCAGCCAGTTGCAATGCCGGTTCTAAAACATCTAAGACCTCGTCTAAAACTTCATCTGTTCCGACACAGCGGTCGCAGGTATTTAAATCGAGATAAAGGTAATCAATAGTTATTTCTTTCATAGAAAACAACTCCTTTATGATTGATGGGGTAATTTGCTATCGGTCGTTGCTTGAGGGAACCAACGCTTCGTTTTATTGACAAACTTGACAAGCAGAAGCATTACGGGAACCTCGGTTAATACCCCGACAGTACAAACAAGAACCACCGGTGAATCCACACCAAAGAGTGCTATTGCGACTGCCACTGATAATTCAAAGAAATCAGAAGCAGCAATCAGAGAAGCGGGTGCTGCAATATCACGAGGTAATTTTGCTGCTTTACTTACGGCATATGTCAAGGCAAATGAAATGGTATTCTGAAGAACAAGCGGTACAGCAATTAACAGTACATAAAGAGGATTTTTTACAATAATATCTCCTTGGAATATAAAGATAATAACAAGTGTCAATAGCAAACCGATAGTTGTTACACCATCAAACTTAGTCACAAACTTTTTATTGAAATAATCTTCACCCTTATGCTTTGTAATTAAAACTCGG includes these proteins:
- the arsA gene encoding arsenical pump-driving ATPase codes for the protein MKDFDVKNIPLTKYMFFTGKGGVGKTSIACATAVTLADNGKKVLLISTDPASNLQDVFSTDLTSKGVPINEVPGLIVANLDPIQAAAEYRESVIAPYRGKLPDAVLDNMEEQLSGSCTVEIAAFNEFSNFITDKTAEREYDHIIFDTAPTGHTLRMLQLPSAWTNFISESTHGASCLGQLSGLEERKDIYKQAVNTLADGNATTLVLVSRPDKTPLKEAERASGELADLGVNNQILVINGVMPSFDDSVSESLYNKQQAALAEIPNNIKKLDLYSVPLRAYNITGMDNVRALLSKDSFEISEETINATTVPSLKNVIDDLYQNDKKVIFTMGKGGVGKTSIAAAIAFALASKGKKVHLTTTDPAAHLKYVAKETENITMSHIDEEAELKRYQDEVLSKARETMSEDDVAYVEEDLRSPCTQEIAVFRAFAEVVERADNEVVVIDTAPTGHTLLLLDSTQSYHREVKRTQGDIPENVKKLLPRLRNEKETEVIIVTLAETTPVYEAMRLEEDLKRAEISTKWWVINSSMYATETTNRLLKAKASHEIEWINKVDTHTEGNFAVISWSAEDITGSKLLELIK
- a CDS encoding IS66 family transposase, with amino-acid sequence MEKREKTVEIPLHVYENFLKQAEQIAELKQQVEWLTEQFRLASHKRFGTSSEQTDNGQLCLFNEAEETADLTAPEPEITKVKAHYRRKTRLTTDKLPEDLPVEVILHELPEEKRVCPDCGCPLHKMGEEVREELKIIPAKAVLVRHVRHIYACRHCEESSDRVPIVKASMPEPVIKGGFASPESVAHIAVQKFVMGSPLYRQEREWAQNGILLSRQTMSNWLVKASEGWLEPIYKEMKRQLCEHQVLHADETTLQVLHEDGKPARSKSYMWLYRTSGEAEHQIVLYDYQRDRKYTHPETFLKDFSGFLHTDGYDGYHKLPDRITVVGCWAHLRRKFDEALQTLPKEKRDSSDAQKGIAYCDRLFHFEKQFALLSPEERREKREQLSKPMMEAFFTWADSLRALPKSLLGKAVYYAQSQRKYLRAYLLDGRLEISNNRAENSIRPFVMGRKNWLFSNTPNGARASAVYYSLIVSARENGLVPFEYLTKIFTQAPNGVDPKTLMPWKVSPLA
- the tnpB gene encoding IS66 family insertion sequence element accessory protein TnpB (TnpB, as the term is used for proteins encoded by IS66 family insertion elements, is considered an accessory protein, since TnpC, encoded by a neighboring gene, is a DDE family transposase.) is translated as MRFGEKPVYLCCGCTDMRKSINGLMTLVQQSFSLDPFADALFVFCNRNRDRIKILEWDGDGFWLYFKRLERGHFRWPSSDGEATMALNSEELSCLIDSARLAKKLSRSEVSERKIS
- a CDS encoding arsenate reductase ArsC; protein product: MRENKPKVAFICVHNSCRSQIAEALGKHFAGDIFESYSAGTETKPQINQDAVRLMKELYGIDMEKTQHSKLLEEIPSVDIVITMGCNVECPYLPCKHREDWGLDDPTGKSDEEFKKIISTIETKINELKGRLKS
- the nrdG gene encoding anaerobic ribonucleoside-triphosphate reductase activating protein — protein: MPVETIVNDKKGIRKTSSPTKLRIAGVIGESIVDGPGIRYVVFAQGCGHHCPGCHNPQTHSFDGGNLMKIGDILQEIEKKPLLDGITFSGGEPFEQASAFAGLARRVKALHQDRNVFVYTGYTYEEILRYADIRPEWGELLDVADILIDGPFMQEKKSYQLLFRGSSNQRIIDMRQTGRSGRVVLAEV
- a CDS encoding IS66 family insertion sequence element accessory protein TnpB, coding for MDTQKIVTRFRLSGWGEEVKERIASGQTVNAFCEEKGISKATYYYRQKKVREAACRGLLEKQGGEGGLVPNGWTQLEEPKLAAGAESMLTIEIGGCHIKVTASTDSELLAKVCCVLRSL
- a CDS encoding carbohydrate ABC transporter permease; its protein translation is MFSNEDLLGGFAVTIARTLIGTVTGLFFTGLFAYSLAHKDLMYKRVYIALMIFSMYFSGGLIPFFILIKNLGLFNSFWVYIIPNLLSSFNTMIMMSFFRDIPASLEESAKIDGANDLVIFFRIIFPISLPVFATIALFIGVGHWNNWFDAAYYVTDKKLKTVAFMLMELINQANLTAVQAGASTASVERSATYAAQTFTAETIRMSTMVVVTVPIICAYPFLQKYFVKGIMIGSIKG
- the arsD gene encoding arsenite efflux transporter metallochaperone ArsD, translated to MKKISIYEPAMCCETGVCGVGVDPELLRISTAFSNLKKYGVVVNRYNLSNAPQEFIKNVEINKLIMGDGVESLPATVVDGKIVMTKKYPSNAEIAELLGVPKSYLGEEKKPSGGGCCNGGGCC